CTAAGATATTCAATGAATTAATAATTTTCTGAAAATGTCTCGGTGCCTTAACATACCCCTTCTTTACTACGGATATTAAAAGGGCCGGATAAATTATTAGTGTACCATATGTTGCAAGAAAGGCCTTACTTAAGGTTTCGAAAGATCTCGCAATATTAAAAATCTTTTGCTCCTCTAGAGACTTTATGTCTGAATACGGTTTTTCTCCTTTCTGAATTCTTTCATATATAGCTAATGCGGCATCGAAAAAGCTTAAGGAGTTTAAGAGGAAGTTAACAAAAGTCGATTTCCTCTTCTTTTTCATTCTTGTAACCTACTTAAAACTTTGTCTCTAATTATGGAATATTTCGCGTATTCTGGGTATTTCTTGTAGACGTAGTTTAGAATCTCAGTCCTACTCTTCTTAACCCATTCTCTGAAAAACATCTCAATCTCCTTTTCCTCTTCCTCAGGCTTTAACTCACTCTTTAAAACGTAAGCTCTTTTATACCCTATTACTTCTCCGCTCAACGGATCTCTTACTTCCTCCTCTTCAACGTCAACCTCTCCTAGTTCTATTAGCTTATCAATATAATCTTGTAGTTTTGATGAATAAGGACCGAATAACCAAGGCTTAAAATCCAGTCCTAACTGGATCCCTTTCTCTTTCTCAAGTAAAAAGAAAATCTTCTGCAATTTAGTTGCGGTAACCTCTGCATTCTCCTCCTTAGCAGTGTAAAGTAGTAATTTAATTAAGAGATAAATTCTGTCCTCAATTAGCATAATAAGTGACCCTATATTAAAATACACGGAGGGCATAAAAAATTTAGATAGAGAATTTAGGGAACATTCCTTTAAATTTACTATTCAAAAAGTATCAACTCAGTGAAATAAATCCCTATATTATATTTAATAAAAAAGTAAAAGGGCATAAACCCAAGTACCGAACTGTGCTGTACTTTACAGTATCTTGTCCTAGTAGTTCCTTATACTACATTATTATATATTATTAGATATAGTTACTTTTACAGTATACTATACACGTGCAAGTTTTTGCCTATTTCTGTTCACGTCGTTAGTTTTGTAAATTTCAATAAATTAGTCTCTCCATAGGAAACGTTATTTTAGTAAAAGTATCTGTTCATGTATGTAAAAATTGTAATATCTTTCTGTTCACGCCCTTTAGAATTTCATGTAGTTAATTAAAATAAAAGGAAAATCGCCTTGAGCTATAATCTATTTTTACAATTTTGTACCAGTAAACTGGGGAGTTTATTGTAAATAATTTGTAGCAAAATAGAAGAAGAAAATTGAAATTAAACTGGGGTGTTAACGTAGTTTAGAATTTTTATTACAATCAGGAGAAAAAAGGTCGATAGCGTTAGGAGTTTATCTTTGCGTTATTGTTGATTAGGGTACTTAGGTTTGTACGCCCAAGCTTCTAAAATTTGCCCTGAAATCTCAAATCCCAACCCCTCAATTATTTTCTTTAAGAAGAGAAATATCTT
The genomic region above belongs to Saccharolobus caldissimus and contains:
- a CDS encoding conjugal transfer protein, producing MLIEDRIYLLIKLLLYTAKEENAEVTATKLQKIFFLLEKEKGIQLGLDFKPWLFGPYSSKLQDYIDKLIELGEVDVEEEEVRDPLSGEVIGYKRAYVLKSELKPEEEEKEIEMFFREWVKKSRTEILNYVYKKYPEYAKYSIIRDKVLSRLQE